The following are from one region of the Candidatus Krumholzibacteriota bacterium genome:
- a CDS encoding acyltransferase — MSVKESTQHRNAGIDILRAAGCLYIVGFWHLLDYTNAVVHYNNPVTLRLTYIILGTFIFVSGYYVGLRFKTTSRNDIIGFYKKRLIRIYPLYLIAILLFAMLQLSDVRTSLKAAFLISMIVGKSPPTLWFIALLMTYYVISPLIIYAVKALNTFGTILSFALFIACLMILFYITGRPDLRMIVYFPSYLLGIYVADRKIDNTVKGHMILIPVVATIFLSFLEFQYVFLEITTKTIMILLCSFLVFRTGYNIKISSNRSYKGVLILSYSSYCMYLFHRPVYIVLKKLYFPAEMAYQVVYLVILCVPCVILVSYILQRTYDNIIGMLKRSPAPGIH; from the coding sequence TTGTCTGTGAAAGAATCGACTCAGCATAGAAACGCGGGAATAGATATTCTCAGAGCCGCGGGCTGTCTATACATAGTCGGGTTCTGGCATTTATTGGATTATACCAACGCGGTGGTACATTACAATAATCCAGTGACTCTCAGACTGACCTATATCATTCTTGGCACCTTTATCTTTGTTTCAGGATATTATGTCGGGCTGAGATTCAAAACTACAAGCAGGAATGATATAATCGGCTTTTACAAAAAAAGACTGATAAGAATCTATCCTCTTTATCTTATCGCTATTCTGCTGTTTGCGATGCTTCAACTATCCGATGTAAGAACGTCTCTGAAAGCTGCCTTCCTGATCTCAATGATTGTCGGAAAATCCCCACCGACCTTATGGTTTATCGCTCTGCTGATGACCTATTACGTGATATCGCCATTGATCATTTATGCTGTCAAGGCATTGAATACATTCGGGACGATCTTGTCTTTTGCGCTATTTATCGCGTGTCTGATGATATTATTCTACATTACAGGACGGCCGGATCTCAGAATGATCGTATATTTCCCTTCCTACCTTCTCGGCATATATGTAGCGGACAGGAAAATCGATAATACCGTAAAGGGGCATATGATTCTTATTCCAGTTGTCGCGACCATATTTCTTTCATTCCTGGAATTTCAATATGTTTTTCTTGAGATCACTACTAAAACAATAATGATATTGTTATGTTCATTCCTTGTTTTTAGAACCGGATACAATATAAAAATATCATCGAATAGATCATATAAAGGTGTATTGATTTTAAGCTATTCAAGTTACTGCATGTATCTTTTTCATCGTCCGGTATATATTGTTTTGAAAAAACTGTATTTTCCCGCGGAGATGGCGTACCAGGTCGTCTACCTGGTCATATTATGCGTCCCATGCGTGATCCTGGTGTCATATATTCTTCAGAGGACTTACGATAATATTATTGGAATGCTGAAAAGAAGCCCCGCTCCCGGAATCCACTGA
- a CDS encoding right-handed parallel beta-helix repeat-containing protein: MVIPETNRYFVLFAVLLILLMPSGGLNARIVHVAVNGSDSGDGSAENPYVSVQMAIDDTYENGYGLPGGDTIYVHEGTYLNEPRAGGYQLYGEPDAWTYLMGVPGEDNPVFAALPTAGFTALHSDWPALNHFVLKRLTFKKTNPTEGAHNINIYSDDWDEEAVHHVVIDSCIFYNQRVNSEMIKMAGVDNFVIRNCYANGSNATSIAFAGVGCHNGEVVSCRIDSCMQGGIQFKGGSSEIVIRNNVINMASFTGVNMGGDTGTDHLRPSIDEMEEPTYEAKGIDVYSNVLIDCVVPFAFNTARDCRFYNNMVITTDLTRNAEGLYESVGVVWIRHTSDWCPNASRNCLVANNIFYFNEVRNGYQNIFFQLTSDNNYDEDDYASTFRFHNNLWYCYENPAESWKDWTNEGRWECVDTTGTNLYAVDPVLYTDPVSGLPLPSNSYTLAWKGISVTPPDGYEFRDFFGEVYSSPPPIGPVNLTSEPGAPPSMPSNRILMFQNLTGKKD; encoded by the coding sequence ATGGTCATTCCAGAAACAAATAGATATTTTGTCCTGTTTGCGGTTCTGCTGATCCTGCTGATGCCTTCGGGCGGGCTGAACGCGAGGATTGTTCATGTAGCGGTCAACGGGAGTGACAGTGGAGACGGGAGCGCGGAGAATCCGTATGTCAGCGTTCAGATGGCCATTGATGACACTTATGAGAATGGATATGGCCTTCCCGGGGGCGACACGATATACGTTCATGAAGGAACATATCTGAATGAACCGAGAGCGGGGGGGTATCAACTTTACGGTGAACCTGACGCGTGGACATATCTGATGGGGGTTCCCGGAGAAGACAATCCCGTTTTTGCGGCCTTGCCGACGGCAGGATTCACCGCTTTGCATAGTGACTGGCCCGCGTTGAACCATTTTGTTCTTAAACGGCTCACCTTTAAAAAGACCAACCCGACAGAAGGGGCGCACAATATAAATATCTACAGTGATGACTGGGACGAGGAGGCCGTGCATCATGTCGTGATTGACAGCTGCATTTTTTACAATCAGAGGGTAAATTCCGAAATGATTAAAATGGCCGGTGTGGATAATTTTGTCATCAGGAACTGCTATGCCAATGGAAGCAACGCGACCAGTATCGCTTTCGCCGGTGTCGGCTGCCATAACGGTGAGGTCGTCAGTTGCAGGATCGATTCATGTATGCAGGGGGGGATACAGTTCAAGGGCGGAAGCAGTGAAATAGTAATCAGAAATAATGTTATAAATATGGCTAGTTTTACCGGTGTCAATATGGGTGGAGATACCGGTACTGATCATCTCAGGCCTTCAATCGACGAGATGGAAGAGCCGACTTATGAAGCGAAAGGCATAGATGTCTACAGCAACGTCCTGATCGACTGTGTCGTACCTTTCGCGTTCAACACAGCGAGAGACTGCAGGTTTTATAACAACATGGTGATAACGACGGATCTTACGCGCAACGCTGAAGGATTGTACGAAAGTGTCGGCGTCGTATGGATACGACATACAAGTGACTGGTGCCCCAACGCGTCCCGAAACTGCCTGGTTGCCAATAATATTTTCTACTTCAATGAAGTAAGAAACGGTTATCAGAATATATTTTTCCAGCTGACCTCAGATAACAATTACGATGAAGACGATTATGCTTCTACATTCAGATTTCATAACAATCTGTGGTATTGCTATGAAAATCCGGCAGAATCGTGGAAGGATTGGACCAACGAGGGAAGATGGGAATGTGTCGACACTACCGGCACCAATCTATACGCTGTGGACCCGGTTCTTTATACAGATCCTGTCTCTGGCCTCCCTCTTCCGTCCAACTCTTATACCCTGGCCTGGAAGGGAATTAGCGTGACTCCTCCGGATGGTTACGAGTTCAGAGACTTTTTTGGAGAGGTCTATTCAAGCCCGCCTCCGATAGGGCCGGTCAACCTGACTTCTGAGCCTGGCGCTCCCCCTTCGATGCCATCAAACAGGATATTGATGTTCCAGAATCTCACGGGGAAGAAGGATTGA
- a CDS encoding PorV/PorQ family protein, which produces MEYTANTIKRFLSVLVLLSVLTVPVALSATDGPGCTGANYLTYTVGSKSVAMGEAVAALSGDQFTWLSSPGTFHFMEGSGVGITHAEWLIDTRFNNLSYYQRISDMYVFSGAITYTYRPDIQGYDSYGIETSKLQSYNYVAQAGVGFTPVDQFTVGMNLKYFREKLDSWAEGGICFDLGALFTIESKNIALGFVLQNIGPDLESETMKEPLPMTIRFGASHNREIIKDKFGYGAVFDLVNPRFEDPYLSAGIELQMYNILSVRGGYLSQESKAGNNLTMGCGIRVQENLSIDYAWASFGDLDSIHKVSIFWKLD; this is translated from the coding sequence ATGGAATATACAGCAAATACGATAAAGCGTTTTCTGTCTGTTCTGGTGCTGTTATCAGTCCTGACGGTCCCGGTGGCGCTAAGCGCCACCGATGGACCAGGATGCACCGGGGCAAACTACCTTACATATACCGTCGGATCGAAATCTGTGGCGATGGGAGAGGCTGTCGCCGCTTTATCCGGCGATCAGTTCACCTGGCTCTCATCTCCGGGGACGTTCCATTTCATGGAGGGTAGCGGAGTCGGGATAACGCACGCGGAATGGTTGATAGATACAAGATTCAATAATCTATCTTACTATCAAAGAATCAGTGATATGTATGTCTTCAGTGGAGCTATTACCTATACATACCGGCCGGATATTCAGGGGTATGACAGTTATGGGATCGAGACGAGTAAACTTCAGAGCTATAACTACGTGGCTCAGGCAGGAGTCGGTTTTACGCCAGTCGATCAGTTCACGGTGGGAATGAACCTGAAATATTTCAGAGAGAAACTTGACAGCTGGGCCGAGGGCGGGATCTGCTTCGATCTTGGGGCTCTTTTTACGATTGAAAGTAAAAATATTGCCCTCGGTTTTGTCTTGCAGAACATTGGTCCTGATCTTGAATCCGAGACGATGAAAGAACCCCTGCCCATGACGATACGTTTTGGGGCCAGCCACAACCGGGAGATCATTAAGGACAAGTTTGGTTACGGAGCCGTATTCGATCTTGTGAATCCCAGGTTCGAGGATCCTTACTTGAGTGCCGGCATTGAACTTCAGATGTACAATATTCTTTCTGTCAGGGGAGGTTATCTCAGTCAGGAATCAAAAGCCGGGAATAATCTGACCATGGGGTGCGGGATCAGGGTACAGGAAAACCTGTCGATCGATTACGCGTGGGCTTCGTTTGGGGACCTCGATTCAATTCACAAGGTCTCGATTTTCTGGAAGCTTGACTGA
- a CDS encoding acyl carrier protein → MEVREKIKGFIIENFLFGSDDASLGDGDSFLESGIIDSTGILELVGFIEDEFNIEVSDDELVPENFDSLNQLVEYVGRKKG, encoded by the coding sequence TTGGAAGTAAGGGAAAAGATCAAGGGTTTCATAATAGAAAACTTCCTTTTCGGATCGGATGACGCTTCGCTCGGCGATGGTGATTCCTTCCTCGAATCGGGAATAATAGATTCCACGGGAATCCTCGAACTTGTCGGTTTTATAGAAGATGAATTCAATATTGAAGTGTCTGATGATGAACTGGTACCGGAGAATTTTGATTCGCTGAACCAGCTTGTTGAGTATGTCGGAAGAAAAAAGGGTTAA
- the nadE gene encoding NAD(+) synthase produces the protein MEFTKYVLDIDPGKLADQLAGFIRDQVQNVFHRKGIIIGLSGGIDSSVAAALSVRALGPERVFGVILPEKDSSPDSRDFGRKCAESLGIKYQEVAITTMLTGFGVYAKRNSIVEKYFPDYDGDMKFRLTLPQDLLERDRISTYHLELEKKDGKIETKRLAHKDYLKMMAANDIKQRVRMTQMYYEAEKRYYIVCGTTNLPETIQGFFVKYGDGGVDIEPLTNLYKKQVFDLGKHLGVPQEIISRTPSPDTYSLPVSDKDFYFCMPYETLDLVMFAMLNDISIEKTSEVTGLTVEQIDRAWNDFARKKKATETLRMMPPSPELVL, from the coding sequence ATGGAATTCACGAAATACGTACTCGATATTGACCCGGGGAAACTCGCAGACCAGTTAGCTGGATTCATTCGCGATCAGGTGCAGAATGTATTCCATAGAAAGGGTATAATTATCGGCCTCAGCGGGGGGATCGATTCTTCGGTCGCTGCCGCCCTCTCTGTTCGGGCACTCGGTCCCGAAAGGGTCTTCGGTGTAATTCTGCCCGAGAAGGACTCGAGCCCTGACAGTCGGGATTTTGGCCGAAAATGCGCTGAATCACTTGGTATCAAATACCAGGAGGTCGCGATCACTACGATGCTGACAGGATTTGGTGTCTACGCGAAAAGGAATTCCATCGTCGAGAAGTACTTCCCCGACTATGACGGTGACATGAAATTCAGGCTGACCCTTCCCCAGGACCTCCTGGAAAGAGACAGGATAAGCACCTATCATCTTGAGCTCGAGAAGAAAGACGGAAAGATAGAGACAAAACGGCTGGCTCATAAGGACTACCTTAAGATGATGGCTGCCAACGATATAAAGCAGAGAGTGCGAATGACTCAGATGTATTATGAAGCAGAAAAAAGATATTATATCGTCTGTGGTACAACCAACCTGCCAGAGACGATCCAGGGATTTTTCGTAAAATACGGTGATGGCGGAGTCGATATAGAGCCTTTGACCAATCTATACAAGAAACAGGTTTTCGATCTGGGAAAACATCTCGGAGTCCCACAGGAGATCATATCACGGACACCGAGTCCTGACACGTACAGCCTTCCTGTCAGTGACAAGGATTTCTACTTTTGCATGCCATATGAGACGCTTGATCTTGTAATGTTCGCCATGCTTAATGATATTTCAATTGAAAAAACATCAGAAGTGACAGGTTTGACGGTCGAGCAGATAGATCGGGCCTGGAATGATTTTGCAAGAAAGAAAAAGGCGACGGAGACACTTAGAATGATGCCTCCTTCTCCTGAATTGGTCTTATAA
- a CDS encoding glycosyltransferase family 2 protein, with translation MIICLFWISAAFIVYTYLAYPLIIVSLARIRKNPPLISDDPVLPSVTMIIIAYNEEDTIAAKLENCRKLDYPRGSLDICVVSDGSTDKTNDILKEEMDIMFIEDTENHGKPHQINKALEKTKNDIIVFSDARQIYRKDSLKKLVRNFDDPAVGCVSGELVLSAGENDSDANIGLYWKYEKMLRAAESMVDSTLGATGAIYAVRRKLVSPIPDDTILDDVAIPAQVLRQGYRVIFESEAIAYDDPSARIGIEFRRKVRTLTGNFQFFSNNRWSLNPFKNRIFFQSVSHKWFRLFVPYALVISAVTSGLASSTLYIILFWIQIAIYISGSITLLSSRLKNNRLLNFFSLFLSLNSAAVIGLYKYLFSDPDARWKKTAG, from the coding sequence GTGATTATCTGTTTATTCTGGATATCAGCCGCCTTTATCGTATACACCTACCTGGCTTATCCTCTCATCATCGTGAGCCTGGCCAGAATAAGGAAAAACCCTCCACTGATAAGTGATGACCCGGTGCTTCCTTCCGTCACGATGATCATTATAGCGTATAACGAAGAGGATACTATCGCTGCCAAACTGGAAAACTGCAGAAAACTCGATTATCCCCGGGGAAGCCTTGATATCTGCGTAGTATCGGACGGTTCCACTGACAAAACGAATGATATCCTGAAGGAAGAAATGGATATCATGTTTATAGAGGACACGGAAAATCACGGCAAACCGCATCAGATCAATAAGGCTCTGGAGAAGACCAAGAATGATATCATAGTCTTTTCGGATGCCAGGCAGATATACAGGAAAGATTCGCTTAAAAAACTTGTCAGAAACTTCGATGATCCGGCTGTAGGATGCGTCAGCGGAGAACTCGTGTTATCCGCCGGAGAAAATGATTCGGACGCGAATATAGGACTATACTGGAAATACGAAAAGATGCTCAGGGCAGCCGAATCAATGGTCGACTCCACACTGGGAGCGACGGGAGCGATCTATGCCGTCAGGCGAAAGTTGGTCTCCCCCATTCCTGACGATACTATCCTCGATGATGTGGCGATTCCGGCCCAGGTTTTAAGGCAGGGATACAGGGTCATTTTTGAATCAGAAGCAATCGCGTATGACGATCCGTCGGCAAGGATCGGGATTGAATTCCGGAGAAAGGTGAGGACACTGACCGGGAATTTCCAATTCTTTTCAAACAACCGGTGGTCACTGAATCCTTTTAAAAACAGGATATTCTTCCAATCTGTCTCCCACAAATGGTTTCGCCTTTTCGTACCGTACGCTTTGGTTATCTCCGCCGTCACATCCGGATTGGCGTCAAGCACCTTGTATATCATCCTCTTCTGGATCCAGATCGCCATCTATATTTCAGGATCTATTACTTTGCTCAGCAGCCGGCTGAAAAACAACAGGTTACTCAATTTTTTCTCATTGTTTTTATCATTGAACTCTGCTGCCGTGATCGGCTTGTACAAATATCTTTTTTCTGATCCTGATGCCCGCTGGAAAAAAACCGCAGGTTAG
- a CDS encoding polysaccharide deacetylase family protein: MKYQRTYSLFKSGFYIVCKALGIFRLSRVLTRSGLRILCYHGFEIEDESHLYPLTFMTAGIFDRRLRFLKENAFNVIPVQDALALLQKDELPPDSVVITIDDGFYSTFKIAAPMLKEYSFPAVVYVSTYYVLKQTPVFRLVIQYMFWKTTETNLDMSELLDAETGSVDISDINEKEKTILKLINYGENECDEEKRGNILRRLGELLNVSFDRIVQSRMLHMMNIRELRDIQMMGLSLELHTHRHRFPVEKNTALAEIEDNREALRSELNIEADHFCYPSGIWDSLQFPWLEDTGIKSAVTCDPGLNYPSTDKFALTRFLDGDNISNIEFEAELFGFSELMRKIKRTFSRQ, encoded by the coding sequence ATGAAATATCAAAGGACCTATAGCCTTTTTAAAAGTGGGTTCTATATTGTCTGTAAAGCTCTCGGGATCTTTAGACTCTCAAGGGTTTTGACGCGGTCCGGACTCAGGATATTATGCTACCATGGATTCGAGATTGAAGATGAGAGTCATCTCTATCCGCTTACATTCATGACTGCCGGAATTTTTGACCGGCGCCTGCGTTTTTTGAAAGAGAATGCTTTCAATGTAATACCTGTCCAGGATGCCCTTGCGCTTTTGCAAAAGGATGAATTGCCTCCCGATTCAGTTGTAATAACGATTGATGACGGATTCTATAGTACTTTCAAGATTGCCGCTCCGATGCTGAAGGAATATTCGTTTCCCGCCGTAGTATATGTGTCGACATACTATGTCCTCAAACAGACTCCGGTTTTTCGTCTGGTAATCCAATATATGTTCTGGAAGACAACTGAGACAAACCTTGATATGTCAGAACTGCTCGATGCTGAGACGGGCAGTGTAGATATCTCGGATATTAATGAGAAGGAAAAGACGATCCTTAAGCTGATCAATTATGGTGAAAATGAATGCGATGAAGAAAAAAGGGGTAATATTCTCCGGCGCTTGGGAGAGCTTTTAAATGTAAGTTTTGACAGGATCGTACAAAGCAGGATGCTGCATATGATGAATATTCGTGAATTGCGTGATATTCAAATGATGGGATTAAGTCTTGAATTGCATACGCACCGGCACCGTTTCCCCGTTGAAAAAAATACCGCTCTCGCGGAAATCGAGGATAACCGCGAAGCTTTGAGATCCGAATTGAATATTGAAGCTGATCATTTCTGCTATCCCAGCGGCATTTGGGACAGTCTTCAGTTTCCATGGCTTGAGGATACCGGTATCAAAAGCGCCGTCACGTGCGATCCGGGACTCAACTATCCATCGACTGACAAATTCGCTCTGACCCGTTTTCTCGATGGCGATAATATATCAAACATTGAATTTGAAGCGGAACTGTTCGGGTTTTCTGAACTGATGAGAAAGATCAAGCGGACTTTTTCTCGCCAGTAA
- a CDS encoding T9SS type A sorting domain-containing protein, with translation MAIFSPVNAQRAAPLIVDHNCTDITLIPEAGIINAKTVLHIVYGHTSHGSQITDGMTGLVGFANGGGLGLSLAADIFAWNNGGSDGALDLHDEGMYGDVGYYPDWVNETVDYIENNPDVNVIVWSWCGQAGDKYVAGTLYSEYLAPMSQLEIDYPDLTFVYMTGHMDHYADADIKAANQMIREYCIENNKVLYDFADIECYDPDGTFFEYPDDDCDYYSSEFGPLLGNWALEWQDSHPMNVDWYDCNAEHSQPLNGNLKAYAAWWLWVRLSGYGINTGIEDIPTPFTLGQNFPNPFNPATTIKYSVSVKSRVSLAIYDVNGRLIDRLIDRIIAPGSYVQSWDGTDTSGRRVKSGIYFYRLRSNGSEQTKKMVLLQ, from the coding sequence ATGGCAATATTCTCACCTGTCAATGCCCAGAGGGCCGCACCGCTGATTGTTGACCATAACTGCACTGATATTACACTTATTCCGGAAGCTGGAATCATCAACGCGAAAACGGTGCTTCATATCGTGTATGGACACACGTCGCACGGCAGCCAGATAACAGATGGCATGACCGGCCTGGTGGGTTTTGCCAACGGTGGCGGTCTGGGGTTATCCCTGGCGGCCGATATATTCGCGTGGAACAATGGTGGATCGGACGGCGCGCTCGATCTGCACGATGAAGGTATGTACGGAGACGTCGGATATTATCCCGACTGGGTGAACGAAACGGTGGACTATATAGAGAATAATCCGGATGTGAATGTCATCGTCTGGTCCTGGTGCGGCCAAGCCGGGGACAAGTATGTCGCGGGGACTCTCTACAGCGAATATCTTGCTCCGATGAGCCAGCTCGAGATCGATTATCCTGATCTGACATTTGTCTATATGACAGGTCATATGGACCATTACGCGGATGCCGATATAAAAGCAGCCAACCAGATGATACGCGAATATTGCATTGAGAACAATAAGGTGCTCTATGACTTTGCCGACATAGAATGCTATGATCCAGATGGGACTTTTTTCGAATATCCCGATGACGATTGCGATTATTATTCGTCTGAATTCGGACCTCTTTTAGGTAACTGGGCTTTAGAATGGCAAGATTCGCATCCGATGAACGTGGACTGGTATGATTGCAATGCCGAACACAGCCAGCCATTGAACGGTAATCTCAAAGCTTACGCCGCATGGTGGTTGTGGGTCAGGTTGAGCGGATACGGGATAAACACGGGGATTGAAGATATACCCACGCCTTTTACACTGGGGCAGAACTTTCCCAATCCATTCAATCCGGCTACTACGATCAAATACAGTGTATCAGTGAAGTCGAGGGTCTCACTCGCCATTTATGACGTAAACGGCCGGTTGATCGACAGGCTGATCGACCGTATTATCGCCCCTGGTTCCTACGTCCAGTCGTGGGATGGTACTGATACCAGTGGTCGCCGGGTGAAATCGGGTATTTATTTCTACAGGTTGAGATCAAACGGGTCCGAGCAGACAAAAAAAATGGTATTACTCCAATAA
- a CDS encoding AMP-binding protein, translating to MLVHKFLENSAWRLNEKPAIIQGANRYTFGDIDKAANSLAAELQSCGVKYGDRVAVLIDNSIETIISVWGILKAGCIFFVVNPTTKSQKIKYILNDCGASCLIAHRSRWKAVHDILADIPSLRTVISTGVTDTGTLSPVPDKIRLMPWEEVMDNSCDSPPSIKTIDIDLAALIYTSGTTGNPKGVMLTHHNMVSASTSITTYLENTENDIILNLLPFSFDYGLYQILMAAQFGGTVVLERSFSYPYAVINSLKKEKVTGFPIVPTISAILLQMQDLDKEDFSFLRYVTNTAAALPISHIEGLQRIFPSTSIYSMYGLTECKRVSYLPPSELARRPDSVGKGMPNEEVYLVDEEDRVIDQPGKIGELVVRGSNVMMGYWNLPKETEERLRPGLYSWEKSLYTGDLFRMDDEGFLYFVSRMDNIIKSRGEKISPKEIENTLYSIEGVLEAAVVGVPDELLGEAIKAYIVLRKGTDLSEKKILSHCARNLEDFMIPKYIEFRESLPKTSTGKITVKGLK from the coding sequence ATGCTCGTTCATAAATTTCTCGAAAACAGTGCCTGGCGCCTGAATGAAAAGCCCGCGATCATTCAGGGCGCGAATCGGTATACGTTTGGCGATATAGATAAAGCGGCAAACAGCCTTGCCGCCGAGCTTCAATCGTGTGGAGTAAAATATGGCGACAGGGTAGCTGTCCTGATAGACAATTCGATCGAAACGATAATAAGTGTCTGGGGAATATTGAAGGCCGGGTGCATCTTTTTTGTCGTAAACCCGACAACAAAGTCACAAAAGATCAAATACATCCTCAACGACTGTGGAGCTTCCTGTCTGATAGCTCACAGATCGAGATGGAAAGCTGTCCATGATATTCTTGCTGATATTCCGTCATTACGTACTGTGATATCGACCGGCGTCACTGATACCGGAACGCTCAGCCCCGTACCGGATAAAATCCGACTCATGCCCTGGGAAGAAGTAATGGACAATAGTTGCGATTCTCCCCCTTCGATCAAAACGATCGATATCGATCTGGCGGCCCTTATATATACTTCGGGGACGACGGGAAACCCGAAAGGTGTCATGCTGACTCATCACAACATGGTCTCGGCATCGACTTCTATCACTACTTATCTCGAAAATACCGAGAACGACATCATACTGAATCTGCTTCCCTTCTCTTTCGATTATGGTCTCTACCAGATACTCATGGCTGCCCAGTTCGGAGGAACCGTCGTACTGGAAAGATCGTTTTCCTATCCCTACGCAGTGATAAACAGCCTTAAAAAAGAGAAAGTGACCGGATTTCCCATAGTCCCTACTATTTCGGCGATACTTCTTCAGATGCAGGATCTTGACAAGGAAGATTTCTCCTTCCTTCGTTACGTGACCAATACGGCTGCCGCTTTACCTATAAGTCATATTGAAGGTCTTCAAAGAATATTTCCTTCGACATCGATATATTCGATGTATGGGCTCACCGAATGCAAAAGAGTCTCATACCTCCCGCCATCTGAACTGGCTCGAAGACCGGATTCTGTAGGCAAAGGAATGCCGAATGAAGAAGTATATCTGGTTGATGAGGAAGACAGGGTGATCGATCAGCCTGGAAAGATCGGAGAACTCGTAGTCCGCGGATCAAACGTTATGATGGGGTACTGGAATCTTCCGAAAGAAACCGAAGAACGGCTCAGACCCGGTCTGTACTCATGGGAAAAATCGCTTTATACTGGAGACCTTTTCAGAATGGATGATGAAGGATTTCTATATTTTGTGTCGAGGATGGATAATATTATCAAAAGCCGGGGAGAAAAAATAAGCCCAAAAGAAATCGAAAACACGCTATATTCCATTGAAGGCGTTCTGGAAGCGGCTGTCGTCGGAGTGCCCGATGAACTTCTCGGCGAAGCTATCAAAGCTTATATAGTACTCAGGAAAGGGACTGACCTTTCAGAGAAGAAGATCCTTTCTCATTGCGCCAGGAACCTTGAAGACTTCATGATTCCAAAATATATAGAGTTCAGAGAATCTCTTCCCAAGACTTCGACCGGGAAAATAACCGTTAAAGGCCTTAAATAG
- a CDS encoding acyltransferase: MKRLFDNLKYLSSKLFLPVVRRLNSRISSRLLKKIEKKFQLKILFRTNIYQWRVEMAREEGVKIGDNCRLYTLEFSSEPYLVEIGDNVVIATGTQFITHDGGAWLFYDHDDHSNDINVFGKIKVGSNCFIGINCIILPGSVIGDNCVIGAGSVVRGKIEPDSVVMGNPAKTIMKCSLYKKLINCSNNAIRVSLFDTEKKNRLVREKFCAESANPVKDISP, translated from the coding sequence ATGAAACGTCTTTTTGACAACTTGAAATATCTTTCATCAAAATTATTCTTGCCCGTCGTGCGAAGGCTTAACAGCAGGATTTCATCGAGATTATTGAAAAAGATCGAGAAGAAATTCCAACTTAAAATACTGTTCAGAACAAACATCTACCAGTGGCGAGTTGAGATGGCAAGGGAAGAGGGAGTCAAAATCGGTGATAATTGCAGATTATACACTCTGGAATTCTCCAGTGAGCCATACCTCGTCGAGATTGGAGATAATGTCGTTATCGCGACCGGAACGCAGTTCATAACTCATGATGGAGGAGCCTGGCTTTTTTATGACCACGACGATCATTCAAACGACATAAATGTCTTCGGGAAGATCAAAGTCGGCTCCAATTGTTTTATCGGCATCAACTGTATTATTCTACCAGGTTCAGTCATCGGTGATAACTGCGTTATAGGGGCAGGCTCGGTCGTAAGAGGGAAAATAGAGCCCGATTCAGTCGTGATGGGAAATCCCGCTAAAACGATCATGAAGTGCAGCTTGTATAAGAAATTGATAAATTGCAGCAATAACGCTATAAGAGTCAGCCTCTTTGACACGGAAAAGAAAAACAGGCTGGTCAGAGAGAAGTTTTGCGCGGAAAGCGCAAATCCCGTAAAAGATATTTCACCTTAA